The genomic segment TTTATGTGGAGACTTAGATATTTTTGGGATCCCGAGTTTTATCGCATTCCATAGTGGTGTTGAAGCGGGTCGCTTTGTTAGTAAAGATCGTAAATCGCAAACGGAAATCGAAGAATTTATTAACAGTCTTTCGGCTTGATTTAAGGGGGAGGCTACTCGATGAAATATGACGTCATTGTTGTTGGTGCTGGTTTGGCGGGATTAGTTGCGACGGCAGAGCTTACAAATGCCGGGAAGAAAGTTCTACTGCTCGATCAGGAACCGGAAGCCTCTCTTGGCGGACAAGCTTGGTGGTCATTTGGCGGCTTATTTCTCGTTGATTCACCTGAGCAACGAAGAATGGGCATTAAGGATTCGCGGGAACTTGCTTGGCAGGACTGGTTGGGAACTGCTGGTTTTGACCGTCAGGAAGATGAAGATTATTGGGGAAAGAAGTGGGCCGAAGCGTATGTTAACTTCGCTGCAACTGAGAAAAGAGAGTGGTTGCATGCGCAAGGCATTCGTTTTTTTCCGGTTGTAGGATGGGCGGAACGCGGTGGCCATCTAGCGGAAGGACCTGGTAATTCGGTCCCGCGCTTTCATATTGTATGGGGAACAGGACCTGGTATCGTTAAACCTTTTGAGGATAAAATGCGGATTGCGATAGATAAAGGATTAGTTGAGTATCTGCCTCGCCACCGTGTCGATGAATTGATTACGAAAAATGGTGCTGTGACTGGAGTACGTGGTGCTGTACTTGTACCTAGTGCCGTCGCCCGTGGTGTAGCGAGTTCCCGTGAAGTGATTAGTGGCTTTGAATTATATGCGGAAGCGGTGTTAGTGACAAGTGGGGGTATGGGAGCGGATCTTGAATTGATCCGAAAAAACTGGCCACTCCGTCTTGGAAAAGCACCGAAAGATATGATTTCAGGGGTTCCTGAACATGTGGATGGGCGTATGCTGGCGATTACAGAGCAAGCTGGGGGCCGAATTGTTAACAGGGATCGGATGTGGCATTATACGGAAGGCATTAAAAACTGGAACCCGGTATGGGCAAATCATGGGATTCGTATTCTTCCTGGCCCATCCTCCCTTTGGCTAGATGCTAAGGGGAAGCGATTATCAGCTCCGAATTTCCCTGGATTCGATACATTAGGAACACTTGAAGCACTCCGGGCAACCGGTTACGATTACTCATGGTTCATATTGACCCAATCGATCATCGAGAAAGAATTTGCGTTATCCGGATCTGAGCAAAATCCGGATTTGACGGGAAAGAGTATCGGGAAAGTGCTACAGAGAATCCTGCCTGGCCCAACTGCGCCGGTAAAAGCATTCATGGATAAAGGCGAAGATTTTATCGTAGCCGATACACTCCCGGAACTTGTGTCGGGGATGAATAAAATGACTGGAGAAAACTTATTGAAGTTAGACGACATTGAACGGCAAGTCATTGCTAGGGATCGTGAGATGGATAATAAATTCACCAAGGATTTGCAAATTATAGCATTGCGTGGTGCCCGTCACTATATCGGAGATAAGCTTGTCAGAGTAGCGGCTCCACATAAACTCCTTAATCCTAAAAAAGGACCGTTGATTGCGGTGCGTTTACATATCGTCAGTCGAAAGACACTTGGTGGATTGCAAACCGATTTAGATGGCCGAGTTCTTGACCTGACTGGGAATCCAATACCGGGTTTATATGCCGCTGGCGAAGTAGCAGGATTTGGCGGTGGTGGTGTTCATGGCTATCGTTCATTGGAAGGGACGTTCCTTGGAGGCTGTATTTTTTCCGGAAGGCAAGCGGGAAGGGCATGTGCAAACTATACGCGAGCGTAAGAATATACTAGTTATAAGGGGGATATGTGGATGAAACCAGTTATTGGTATAACGACAGATGTTCAGCAAGATGGGGAAAATATATTAAAAAACACATATGTACAGGCAGTTATCCGAGCGGGTGGATTGCCGATGATTGTTCCGGTTGGGTTGGAGCAAGACGTTGAGCAACTGATCGAAATGTTTGATGGCCTTTTATTATCTGGAGGAAATGATATCAATCCGATGTTGTTTAATGAAGAACCGCATGAGTATCTCGGAGTAGTCTCACCAAGCAGGGATTCAAGCGAACTTGAACTTGCGCGCAGAATGCTCAAAACAGGGAAACCGATTCTTGGCATTTGTAGAGGGCTTCAAGTATTGAATGTCGCAGTTGGTGGAACATTGTATCAAGATCTTTATAAACAAAACGACAGTCCAATTCTTCAACATATACAAAAGGCACCCAACACGCACTGTTCTCATTATGTTCAACTGGATAAAGGAAGTTTGCTTGAATCGATTGCGGGGAGTGAACGCATTCAGGTGAATTCGTATCATCATCAATCGCTGAAGGAAGTACCGTCTGATTTCAAAGTTACTGCTGTAGCAAGCGATGGAATTGTAGAGGCAATTGAAAGCACGGATGAACAATTCGTATTAGGCGTTCAATGGCATCCTGAAGCATTATCGGCAGCAGGGGATGCTGTTTCCTTGCGAATATTTGAAAGATTCATTAGTGAGTGTGCTAACTAGGGAATTAAATAATGGCTAGTGATAGTAATCAATCTTTAAACGAAAAAATGATTGAATAGAAAAAGCTGGGTTTGTTCAGCTTTTTCTATTCAAATGAATCATCATTTTCTTTGGATAATCAGTAAATAGGGCGGTGACACCAATTTTCCTCAGTGCTTCTGCATACTTTACTTCATTAACAGTGAAGACACGAACAGCCACTCCGGTTTCTACCACTTTTCTCATAGATGGACGAGCAGCGTATGGTAATGAGATATGGAGTGCATCGGCAGGAATAGTACGCATATAATCGAGCGGATCGACTAGTACTTCCATGAACAAGGCTGCAGTTTCAATGTGCGGTGCAATTTTTTTTACTGCCCGAATAGCTTCGTGATCGAATGATGAAATAACGACACGCGCATCGAGTTTCATCTTCTGAACCATTGCAACAACTTTCCCCACCATTCCCTCGTAAGGAAATATATCCGATTTTAGTTCGATATTTAGATGGTGAGAAGTCTCGGAAAAAATTTCGAGTACTTCATACAGCGTCGGTATAAGTTCACCCCGGAATTCATCAGAAAACCAACTGCCAAAATCAAATGACCTTAACTCCGCAAGTGTCATGTCTTTCACGAAACCTTTGCCATCTGATGTTCTAGCTATTGTTTCATCATGAATGACAACCAGTTCACCGTCTTTTGTCAAATGAACATCGAATTCTACGCCGTAAATAGGAAGCCTGGCAGCTTCATGGAAGGCGGCAAGTGAATTTTCTGGATGTGTTCCGGACGAACCGCGATGTGCGTAAATATCCATTATTGTGACCACCATCCTTTTCATGCTATTGTAATATGTGTATAACAGCAACGCAA from the Sporosarcina psychrophila genome contains:
- a CDS encoding gamma-glutamyl-gamma-aminobutyrate hydrolase family protein — its product is MKPVIGITTDVQQDGENILKNTYVQAVIRAGGLPMIVPVGLEQDVEQLIEMFDGLLLSGGNDINPMLFNEEPHEYLGVVSPSRDSSELELARRMLKTGKPILGICRGLQVLNVAVGGTLYQDLYKQNDSPILQHIQKAPNTHCSHYVQLDKGSLLESIAGSERIQVNSYHHQSLKEVPSDFKVTAVASDGIVEAIESTDEQFVLGVQWHPEALSAAGDAVSLRIFERFISECAN
- a CDS encoding FAD-binding dehydrogenase is translated as MKYDVIVVGAGLAGLVATAELTNAGKKVLLLDQEPEASLGGQAWWSFGGLFLVDSPEQRRMGIKDSRELAWQDWLGTAGFDRQEDEDYWGKKWAEAYVNFAATEKREWLHAQGIRFFPVVGWAERGGHLAEGPGNSVPRFHIVWGTGPGIVKPFEDKMRIAIDKGLVEYLPRHRVDELITKNGAVTGVRGAVLVPSAVARGVASSREVISGFELYAEAVLVTSGGMGADLELIRKNWPLRLGKAPKDMISGVPEHVDGRMLAITEQAGGRIVNRDRMWHYTEGIKNWNPVWANHGIRILPGPSSLWLDAKGKRLSAPNFPGFDTLGTLEALRATGYDYSWFILTQSIIEKEFALSGSEQNPDLTGKSIGKVLQRILPGPTAPVKAFMDKGEDFIVADTLPELVSGMNKMTGENLLKLDDIERQVIARDREMDNKFTKDLQIIALRGARHYIGDKLVRVAAPHKLLNPKKGPLIAVRLHIVSRKTLGGLQTDLDGRVLDLTGNPIPGLYAAGEVAGFGGGGVHGYRSLEGTFLGGCIFSGRQAGRACANYTRA
- a CDS encoding glycerophosphodiester phosphodiesterase; this translates as MDIYAHRGSSGTHPENSLAAFHEAARLPIYGVEFDVHLTKDGELVVIHDETIARTSDGKGFVKDMTLAELRSFDFGSWFSDEFRGELIPTLYEVLEIFSETSHHLNIELKSDIFPYEGMVGKVVAMVQKMKLDARVVISSFDHEAIRAVKKIAPHIETAALFMEVLVDPLDYMRTIPADALHISLPYAARPSMRKVVETGVAVRVFTVNEVKYAEALRKIGVTALFTDYPKKMMIHLNRKS